DNA from Thioalbus denitrificans:
AATTCGCGCGCACCGGCATCGACGCCGCCGCACTGTCCGAACGGCTGCAGCGGGAGGGCGCCCGGGCCTTCGTGAAATCCTGGAACGCCCTGCTGGCCCTGCTTGGGGAGAGGGCGCCGACGTGATCGGGACGCCGGGCTCGCGCTGAGGGTGGCTGCGTCCGGAACCGGGGATCGCCGCCGGCGCCGCCCCGGGCCCGGGCCTGGTGACGTTGCCCCATGACCGGGCACGGTCCGGTCCCGACGCAATCCACGTTCGATCCCGGAAGTGTCCCTTACTCGCCCTTGCCGGTGAAGCGGACGATGCGGCGGCGGTCCTTCTTGCTCGGGCGGTGTGCCGGTGCCGGCGCCGAGGCCGCCAGGAAGCGGCGCTGCTCGGCCAGCGCCTCGCGGGCGGCGATGCTCTCCGGGGTCTCCTCGTAGAGCTGCCGGGCGCGGCTGGCCGGGCCGCGGCGCTCGTCCAGCCCGCGCACCACCAGCGTCCGCCGGCAGGGGTCCTGGGTCACCTCGATGGTGGCGCCCTCCTGCACCAGCCGGCCCGGCTTGCTGCGCTCGCCGTTGTAGTGGACCTTGCCGCCCTCGATGGCTTCCTGGGCCAGGGCCCGGGTCTTGAAGAAGCGGGCCGCCCACAGCCACTTGTCCAGGCGCACCCTCTCCGGCGCCGGGCCGGCGGGGGCATGGTCGTGTTTCCTCTGGTGGATCTTCTGGCGGGGCATGGTTTCGTGAATGCGTGAATGCGTGAATGCGTGAATGCGACGTGGTGGTGGGGCTTTCCCGCCCCGGCGTTCGTTCTCCAGGCGGGTTTCGATCGGCCCCGCTACTCCTGGACCTTGCCGTAGAGGCGGGCGTAGAGGCCGTCGGCGCGGATGAGCTCGTCGTGGTGGCCCTCCTCGATGATGTGTCCGGCGTCGAAGACATAGACCCGGTCGGCCTGCCTCACCGCGCTCAGGCGGTGGGCGATGATGAGGGTGGTGCGCCCGGCCAGGTACTCCCGCAGGGCCGCATGCAGACGCGTTTCGGTCTCGGTGTCGAGCGCCGAGGTGGCCTCGTCCAGGATCACCACCTTCGGATCGGTGAGCACCATCCGCGCCACCGCCAGGCGCTGGCGCTGGCCGCCGGAGAGGCGCACGCCCTGGCGCCCCACCTGGGTGTCGAGCCCGGCCGGCAGCCGCTCCACGAGCGCCCTGAGCTGCGCCACCTCCAGCGCCCGCCACAGGGCGGCGTCGGACGCCTCGCGCCCGAGGGTGAGGTTCATGCGCACCGTGTCGTTGAAGATGGCCGGGTGCTGCAGGACCGTGGCCACGTTCTCGCGCACCACCTCCAGCCCGATCTCGGTCACCGGCACGCCGTCGAAGCAGACCCGCCCGGCGGTGGGGGTGTAGAGCCCCAGCAGCACCTGCACCAGGGTGGTCTTGCCGCCACCGCTGGCGCCCACCAGCGCCACCTTCTCGCCCGGGGCGATGGCGAGCGTGACGCCGTCCAGCACCGGCGGGCCGTCGCCGTAGGCGAAGCTGACGTTCTCCAGCCGCACCGCGGTGGTGAGCTTGCCGCTGAAGGGGTCGCGCAGGTGGGGATAGTGGGGCTCCTCGTGGAGGTCGAACAGGCGGTTGATGCGCCCCAGGGCCCCGGAAGCGGCGCTGTGGGCGTACTGGATGCCGAGCACCTCCTGCACCGGCCCCATCATGAACCAGAGGTAGCCGAACACCGCCATCATCTCGCCCACGCTGAGGCCCGAGAACAGCACCATCAGCATCGACAGCGCCCGGAACACGTCGAAGCCGAACAGGAACACCACGAAGGAGAGGCGGGTCGCCGCCTCGCTCTTCCAGGTGTAGGCCGCCGCGCGGTCGCGGATGGCGCGGGCGCGGCGGTCCACCAGCCCCAGGTAGTAGCGCTCCCGGTTGGCCGCGCGCACCTGCTGGATGGCGTCGAGGGTCTCGGTGAGGCACTCCTGGAACAGCTCGAAGGCGCTGTTCTCGCGCTTCTTGAGCTGCTTCACCCGCCGGCCCATGAGGGTGGTCAGGTAGATCACCAGCGGGTTCAGGAACAGGATGAACAGCGCCAGCTGCCAGTGCATCCACAGCAGGATGGCGGCGGTGCCGGTCAGGGTCAGGACCGCCACCAGGAACTTGCTCAGGCCGGTGCCGAGAAACTGGTCGATGGCCTCCACGTCGGTGACGAAGTGGGAGGCGACGGTGCCGCTGCCGAGGATCTCGTACTCCGCCATGGAGACCCGCTGGAGTCGGCCGAGCAGGTCGCGGCGGATGCGGTAGGTGATGTCCTTGGCCATCACCGCGAACTGGCGCATCTGCCACACGCCCAGCCCCAGGGCGGCGACGCGCAGGACCAGCGTGAGGGCGAGGACGGCGCCGATATAGAGCAGCGGTCCGTGCCAGGCGGCGGGAAAGAGACGGTCCATGAACGCCACCGCCGCCCCCGGTTTTCCCAGCAGGACCTCGTCCACCAGCAGCGGCATCAGCAGCGGGATGGGAACGCTCGCCAGGGTGCCGAGAACGGCGATGAGGTTGGCCAGTATCAGCTCGCGCCGGTGGGACAGCACCAGCTCGCGGATCCGCGCCCACGAATAGGGCGTTCCCTCCGTCGCGGCCGGTACGGGCGGCGGGGCGGGGAAGGGGCGGATGTCGGCGCGGGTGGTCTCCAAGGTTTCGTTCCGGCTGCGGTGGGCGTGTGGGCCCATTCTACCCCCGTCGGTTCCCCGTTGCCGTCCTGGCGGCTTCACGCCCGCGCCCGGCCGGCGGCGGCCGGGGCTTGGCAGCGGCGGCGGGATGTGTCAGCGTGGGCGGAAGAGGAACGGGAGCGCCGATGAACCGGAAACAGACCAGAACCAGCCCGCTGGTGCCGGCCGGGGAGATGACCGCGGAGAACAAGTGCGGCTTCTGCCACGGCAGCAAGTGCTGCACCTACATCACCCAGCACATGGAGACGCCGCGCTCGAAGAAGGACTTCGAGTTCCTGCTCTGGCAGATCTCCCACCGGGGCGTGCAGGCCTACAAGGACGAGGACGGCTGGTACCTGCTCATCAACACCCCCTGCACCCACCTGGAGCCGGACGGGCGCTGCGGCATCTACGCCAGCCGTCCGCAGATCTGCCGCGACTACTCCAACGATTTCTGCGAGTACGACGCGCCGGCGGAGGAGGGGTTCGAGCTCTTCTTCGACGGCTACGAGGCGCTGCTCGCCTACTGCCGCAAACGCTTCAGGCGCTGGGGGGCATGATGTCGCGGAAGCTGGTGATGGCGTCGAACTCGGTGATCTCCCGCAGGGGCTGGCGCGAGTCCGGGCGCCGCACCGCCAGCAGCTGGCCGATGCCGTAGCGGCGCGCCGAGCGCAGTACCGCCAGGCTGTCGTCCACCAGTATCGTGCTCCCGGGTTCGAAGGGCTCCACCGTCTGCAGGTGGGGCCAGAAGTCGGGATTCTCCTTCGGCACGCCGAAATCGTGGGCGCAGACGATGCGATCGAAATCCTCCCCCAGGCGGGTGCGCTCCATCTTCAGGGTCAGGCTCTTGGTATGGGCGTTGGTCACCAGCACCGTCCGGCGTCCACCGGCGCGCACCGCGCGCAGGAAGCTCTCCACGTGGGGGTGGACCTGGATCAGGTGCTCCACCTCCTGCTTCAGCACCGCCACGTCCATGCCCAGCTCCCGGGTCCAGTAGTCCAGGCAGTACCAGTCCATGGTGCCCTCCACCTGGCGGTAGCGGGCCAGCAGCGTCTCCCGCGCCTCCTCCAGGGAGAGGCCGGTGTGCTCGGCGTAGCGCCGGGGCATGTGCTCGAGGAAGAAGTGGTTGTCGAAGTGCAGGTCGAGCAGCGTGCCGTCCATGTCCAGGAGCACGGTGCGGATGGGGTTCCAGTCGATCATGGCGGCTACGGTAACCCGCCCGTGGCGACCGGGCAAGGGTGGTAAAAGGTTTCTGAATAGACAGGATTTACAGGATTGAGACAGGTAAGAGGCCAGCCTTGGGAACGGGTGTGCCGATGCCCGAATCTTCAGCACACCCTTTGAGCAGGCCCACCAATTAATCCCGTCAATCCTGTGAATCCTGTCCATTTCAATATCTTTACCCACCGCGGGCCGGGTCGCGCGCGGCGGTATCCTCCGCCGCCCCGGCCGGGGTAAGATCGCCGCCTCTGGTTGTCACACGAGAGCGGTCCGGGGCGACCGGCCGCCAGCGAGGAGCGGATGCGCGACAAGCCGCAGATACTCGGATCCCGCATCGTGGCCCGCAGCCGGCTGTTCCAGGTCGAGGAGCTCGACCTCCGTTTCGCCAACGGGACGGAGGTGAGCTACGAGCGGCTCCGGGGCGCCGGCCGGGGTTCGGTGCTGGTGGTACCCATGCTGGATGCGGACAATCTCCTGCTGGTGCGGGAGTACGCCGCCGGCGTGCACCGCTACGAGCTGGGCTTCCCCAAGGGGCTGGTGGAGCCGGGCGAGTCCCCGCTCGAAGCCGCCAACCGCGAAATGATGGAGGAGGTGGGCTACGGTTCCCGGGCCCTGGAGTACCTCACTTCGTTCACCGTTGCACCGGGTTACCTCGAATTCAGCACCGACGTGGTGCTGGCCCGGGAGCTGTATGAGCAGCGCTGCCCGGGCGACGAGCCCGAGACCATCGAGGTGGTGCCCTGGCGCCTCAGCCAGGCCGCCGAGCTGCTCATGCGCGAGGATTTCACCGAGGCCCGCAGCATCGCGGCCCTCCTGCTGGTCAAGGAGAAACTCAATCATGGCGGCTGAAGACCGCACCTCCCCCGACAACTGTGCCGAGCTGCTCGATTCCGTGGTCTCGCTCGCCCGTGACGCGGGGGCCCGCATCCTCGCCGTCTACAACCGCGGCGGGGAGCTCGACGTGCAGCAGAAGGACGACCGCTCCCCCCTCACCGAGGCGGACATGGCCGCCCATCACGCCATCGTGGCCGGTCTCGGCCTGCTGACGCCGGAGCTGCCCGTGCTCTCCGAGGAGTCCGCCGCGATCCCGTTCGCCGAGCGTGCGGCCTGGAGCCGCTACTGGCTGGTGGACCCGCTGGACGGCACCAAGGAGTTCATCAAGCGCAACGGGGAGTTCACCGTGAATATCGCCCTGATCGACGGCCACCGGTCGGTTCTCGGGGTGGTCTACACGCCGGTCAGCGGCCTGACCTACTACGCCTGCCGTGGCCAGGGCGCGTTCAAGATCGAGGGCGGCGGCGAACCGGTGCCCATCCATGCCCGGCCCCGCCGCGGCGGGACGCCGGTGGTGGTCGGCAGCCGTTCCCATCCCAGCGAGGCGTTCCAGCACTTCCTGCGGGCCATCGGCGAGCACGAGGTGATCTCCATGGGCAGCTCGCTCAAGTCCTGCCTCGTGGCCGAGGGCAGGGCCGATATCTATCCGCGGCTGGGGCTGACCTCCGAGTGGGACACCGCCGCGGCCCAGTGCGTGGTGGAGGAGGCCGGCGGCGCCCTGGTGGACACCGGGATGCGGCCGTTGCGCTACAACACCAAGGAGTCCCTGCTGAACCCCCACTTCCTGGTGGTGGGCGACCCGGACTATCCCTGGCGGAAGTTTCTCCCGGCGGCCTGATCCGGCAGCGTGGAACATCGCCACCGTCCCGGGGTCAGAGCAGGAGTGGCGCCTGTGGCGCCGCCGCCATGACCGACACAACGGAGGATTTGCGATGTACGGATTCTATGTGACGCTCCCGGGCCCCCTGGAGGCCGTGCAGGGCCGCGTGGTGGAGGCGCTCAAGGAGGAGGGTTTCGGGGTGCTCACCGAGATCGATGTCCAGGCCACCCTGAAGGCCAAGCTCGGCGTCGAGCGCCGCCCCTACCGGATTCTCGGCGCCTGCAACCCGGCACTGGCCAACCGGGCGCTGGAGGCGGATCCCGACATCGGCCTGCTGCTGCCCTGCAACGTGGTGGTCCAGGAACAGGAGGACGGCCAGGTAAGGGTCGGCTTCATGGACCCGGCGGCGGTGCTCAACCTGGTGGAGCAGCCGGGCGTGGACGAGCTGGCCGGCGAAGTGCGCGGCCGACTGGAGCGGGTCCGCGACCGGCTCGGCGCCTGATCCCGGCGGCCATACAAACGACAACGATGGAGGAGGGTGGCGGATGAACGGCAGAAAGACACTGGCGGGGCTGCTGACAGCCCTGCTGCTGGGCGGGCCGGGCCTTGCGGCCGCGGCCGATGTGCTGGTCTACAAGAGCCCCACCTGCGGCTGCTGCGGCGCCTGGGTGGAGCACATGCGCGCCAACGGCTTCAACGTGGTCACCCGCAACGTGGAGGACCTCGCGCCCCTGAAGCAGCGCCTCGGCGTGAGTCCCCAGGTGGCCAGCTGCCATACCGCGGTGGTGGACGGCTACGTGGTGGAGGGGCACGTTCCCGCCGACGTGGTGGAGAAGCTTCTCAGCGAGCGCCCCGCCGTGACCGGCATCGCGGCCCCCGGCATGCCCGTCGGCTCCCCGGGCATGGAAGTCCCCGGCCAGCCGGCCCGGCCCTACACCGTGGTCAGCTTCGACGACCAGGGCCGCGTGCGGGAATACGCCCGCCGCTGAGCCCTGCTGGTCGCAGTATGGATGTTCACCACGAAGGCACGAAGGACACGAAGAAAAAGCTAAAGGCAATCTACCGCAGATTACGTTGATTTACGTTTAAATCAATATTTGGTGACGTCACCGGGGGAGCCGGGCTGACGTGATTCGGCCGGCTTCTGGCAAGCCCGATCGGACACGCTGCGCGCCCCAGTCGCGTACACATCCGGATAACACACAAAAAATCTGCGTAAATCAACGTAATCTGCGGTAAAAAAATCTTTTCTTCGTGTCCTTCGTGCCTTCGTGGTGAAAGCTTTTCCACCGGCCGGCAGCGACGCCTGCCCTCAGGCGGCGGGGCGGGGGAGGGTGAGGCGCGCCTCGAGGCCGCCGCCGGGGCGGTTGCGGAGGGTGAGTTCGCCGCCGTGGGCGCGGGCGATGTTGCGGGCGATGCCCAGGCCGAGGCCGCTGCCGCCGGTGCTGCGGCTGCGCGAGCCCTCCAGGCGGTAGAAGGGGTCGAAGACCCGTTCCAGCTCCGCCTCCGGGATGCCGGGTCCACGGTCCAGCACGCGGATGGAGAGCTCCGGTCCCGCCTCCTCCAGCTCCACCTCCACCGCGTCGCCGTACTTGCGGCCGTTCTCCAGCAGGTTGCCCAGGCAGCGTTTGAGCGCCAGCGGTCGTCCCGGGTAGGGGGCGGCGGCGCTGCCGCGCACCGCCACCGTGGCGCCGGCCGCCTCGGCGTCCGCCTGCAGGGTCTCCACCAGGGCATTGATGTCCACCGGCCGGGTCGCCTCGGCGGTGTCGGTGCCGCGCATGAAATCGAGCGTGTCGCGGACCATGGCCTCCATCTCGTCCAGGTCGCCGCGGTACTTCTCCTGCAGCGCCTCGTCGGCGAGCAGCTCGGTGCGCAGGCGCAGGCGGGTGATGGGGGTCTTGAGATCGTGGGAGACGGCGGCCAGGACCCGGGACCGGTCGCCGATGAAGCGCACCAGCCGCTGCTGCATGCGGTTGAAGGCACGGGCGGCCCGGGCCACCTCGGCGGGACCGTCCTCGGGCAGCGGCTGGCGCTGCATGTCCCGCCCCAGCTCGTCGGCGGCCGTGGCCAGGGTGGTCAGCGGGCGGGTCAGCCAGCGTACTGCCAGCAGCGCCGTGAGGACAGTGGCGCCCAGCAGGATGGCCAGGCTCGCCAGCAGCTTCCATGGCCAGGTGAAGATCTCCTCGGGCAGACGGTGATCGAAGGTCACCCAGGTGCCGTCGCCCAGCTGCACCTGGGCCAGGAAGGCGGCCCGCCCCGGCGGCGCCAGCCCCGCGGCGGTCATGTGCCGGTACATCATCCCCCCCATTCCCCGGCCGGGGCCCCAGCCCGGGCGGCCGGGCGGGAGGGCGGCCAGGGCGGGCTCGCCCACGGCGACCCGCAGCGGGCGCCCCTCCAGCAGGCGGCCCAGCACGCCCGAGAGAAACACGCCGCGGCTGTCGCCGGCCTCCGCGCCCGCCGGGGGCCAGGCGACCGGTGCCAGGGTCAGGCGCAGGGGCGCAACATCCAGGGCCTGCACCGCGCGCCGGCGCTCATCCGGGCCCATGGGATCGAGCAGCCGGACGATGCCGGCGATGCGCTGGGCCGAGGCCAGGCCGGTGGCCTGGTAGAGCACCGTGCCCCGGTCGGCGAGCAGCACCGCGGCGCTGAGCAGCTGGGCGAGCAGCAGCACGCCCGCGATGAGCAGGATCAGGCGGCCGGACAGGGAGCGGGGCAGCAGCGGGGTCATCTCAGTGCTCCGGGTGGACCTCGGCGGCGAGGATATAGCCCTCGCCGCGCACGGTCTTGATCAGCTCCGGCTCCCTGGCGTCCTCGCCCAGGCGCCGCCGCAGCCGGCTGACCTGCACATCGATGCTGCGGTCGAAGGGGTCCCAGTCCCGGCCCTGGCAGAGGTCCAGGATCTGGTCGCGGCTGAGCACCCGCCGGGGGTGCTCGAGGAACACCGTCAGCAGCCGGTACTCGCCGCCGCTGAGCGGCACCACCACGCCCGCCGGGGAGACCAGCTGGCGGCCGGTCACATCCAGGGTCCAGTCGGCGAAGCGCACCCGGCGGGTGTCGGCGGGGAAGCCTTCCATCCGGGCGGCGCGCGCCCGGCGCAGGACGCCCTTGATGCGTGCCAGCAACTCGCGTGGATTGAAGGGCTTCGGCAGGTAGTCGTCGGCCCCCATCTCCAGGCCGATGATGCGATCCATGTCCTCGCCGCGGGCGGTGAGCATGATGATGGGCACCTCGGAGCGGGCCCGCAGGTTGCGGCACAGCACCAGCCCGTCGTCACCCGGCAGCATGATGTCCAGGATCACCAGGTCCACCCGGCTCTGCTCCAGCAGCGGCCACATGGCGCGGCCGTCGGCGGCGGTCGCCACGCGGTAACCGTTGCGGCCCAGGTAGTCCGCCAGCAGGCTGCGGATCTCCGGGTCGTCGTCCACCACCAGGATCTGTTCGCTGCGTTCCATGGGTGCATTGAAACCCGTTCACGGCCGTTTGCAAAGGTGCATCGGGTAACGGCGCGTAACGGGAGCGGCTCCGGTTACATTGGGTTACAAAAAGCCGGGTCCGGGACATCCGCGGGTTACACGCAAGTGGTCTCCTGTACTCAGTGGAAGGCGGAGTGCCTTCGACAACCACGAGGAGAGCCACCATGAAACGCACCACCAAGTACGCCGCCGTCGCCGCGGCACTGGGCATCGGCCTCGCGGCCGCCACCGCCCTCCAGGCCCAGGGACCGGGTTATGGCTATGGACCCTGCGGCGCCGGCCAGGCCTGGGGCCAGGGCACCGGCCAGCAGGCGCCGGCCGGACCCGGTTATGGACCGTGCTGGAACCAGCAGGGCATGGGGCCCGGCATGATGGGTCCCGGCTACGGCCGCGGCCCGGGCATGATGGGTCCCGGCTACGGGGGACGCGGCATGCGCGGCCCCGGCATGATGGGTCCCGGCTATGGCCGCGGCATGACCGGCTCCCGCGGCGGGATGGGCGCCATGGGCCTCACGCCCGACCAGGCCCAGGCGCGGCTCGACTACGTGAAGTCGCAGCTGCAGATCGGTCCGGAGCAGGAGGCGGCGTGGGAGCGCTATGCCGCCGTGGTCAGGGAGCAGGCCGCCGAGCAGCAGTCGTTCTTCGAGAACCGCATCCAGCGCATGCAGGCCGCCCGGGCCATGCCCCTGGAGGAGCGCATCAAGTTCCGCGACCAGATGATGCGCAGCCGCTTCGAGTCCCGCGACAAGACCGACAAGGCGGCCCTCGATCTCTACGGCGACCTGACCCCGGCGCAGCGGCAGACCGCCGACTGGCTGCTGGGCGGCCGCTGGTGAGCACTGCTCCGGAACCCTTGCCGGCGGGCCGAGTCCAATGAACATGTTGTCCGGACCGGCAGCATGCCGGTCCGGAACGGCCCGGATGGAGAAGGGATCCGCCCACGGTGGTGGCCGCGCCGGTCCCCGCAGCCGTCGATCGGTGCCGGAAGGGAGCCGTCTCTTACCGAGTCCTTTCACCGCACACCGCACCGGCTCGCAGCTCTGTCTCTCGATGCGCCGGCCGCGTCTTTGAGTCAACCCCCCGCGCCCTTCCGTTGCCGGCCATCACCGCTATCCGTAGCTCGGGTCGGGCGCGGGTGAGTCCGGCATGATGTCTGCACGCCGGCCTGATGGCGGGTTCGGACCGTTCTTCGGTCACGGCCTGTTTGGATTGCCGTTCTGGATTCTGGTCGTTGCATTGGCCATTCTGGTGGAGAAGGCATTGGCCGCCGGTGGTGGTCGATAACCGTTGGGCGCGCACCGCGGGTGTCCGCCTGGGGATTCTGATGAGGGAGGTTTCCCGATGTTGAGAAAGAATCTGCTTGCAACGCTGCTGTGCGCCGGCTTCATGGCCCCGGTGGCGTCGGTTCTGGCCGCAGAGGCTTCCGCACCGGCTCAGGCGGCGGGTGAGCCGCCGGTCACCGCCGGGGTGATGGGACCCGGAATGATGGGGCCTGGAATGATGGGGCCGGGCATGACGGGACCCGGTGCGATGACGCCCGGAGCGGCGGGTGCTGCAGGGGACGCCGCGGCCGATGCAGGCCAGACGCCATCCGCCCCCCTGGCCGGCGCTGGGAATGCCCTGCCCTGTATGTCGGGTCCCGGGGCCATGGGCCCGGGCATGCAGCGGGGCATGATGGGGCCATGCATGCAGCGGGGCATGGCGGGGCCGGGGATGCAGCAGGGCATGATGGGCCCGGGCATGCAGCGGGGCATGGCGGGGCCGGGCATGCAGCGGGGCATGATGGGCCCGGGCATGCAGCGGGGCATGATGGGCCCGGGCATGCAGCAGGGCATGATGGGCCCGGGCATGCAGCGGGGCATGATGGGGCCGGGCATGCAGCGGGGCATGATGGGGCCCGGGATGGGTTCCTCCGCCCTCGGGAGCGATGCGCGGGTGGTGGAGCTGCTGGAGCGCATCGATGCCCGCCTGGCCCGTATCGAGGCGGCGCTCGGCGGTTTGGGCGGCCAGTTGGGCGGACCGATGCCGCGGCCGTGAGCGGCGCCGTGGAGCAGGCCGGACCGCTCGTGGTGGAGCGCCGGCTGCGGCTCGGGGGCACGGCCGGCCCCGAGGCCGCGGCGGTGGCCGGGGAACTGGAGGGCGTCGTCGAGGCCCGCACCGGGAACGGCGGCCTGCGCATCCGCTACGATCGCGCCCGCTGCGACTTCGGGGCGCTGGTGACGGCGCTGCGGGCGGCGGGCTGCGCGGCCGAACCGGGCTGGTCCGGCCGCTGGCGCACCGCCTGGTTCCGCTACCTGGACCGCAATCTCCGTGACAGCGCGCAGGGTGGCGGGGGAGCGTGCTGCAGCGATCCCAGGGAGATCTACGCCAGCCGGCGCAAACGGTAAAACCTTGTCACGGAACGCCGCAGCGGGTGCGGCTTCCGTTATCCTCCCGGTGTGCTGCTTCACTCCTGGAGGTGCTTTCAGAGCCCCCCGAAAGCGCCAGGACAAGGCGCAGTACACTAGCTGTCGACACCCCGGGCAACGCACCCGGGGCGCGGATGGAGGAGCGCGAGATGACGTCCAGATGGATGCTGCTGTGCCTGCTCGCGGTGAGCCTGCCCGCAGCGGCCCAGGAGGAGTTCCCCGCCCGGTTCCCCGCCGAGCAGTGGTGGGACGACGGCTGGTGGGAGACGGGCCGGCTGGAAGTCCCGGAGAACCATGCCGTGACCACCCGCTGGAGCGCCTATGCCAGCGGCGAGGTGGAGGTGCCCGTCCTCATCGCCAGGCCGGAAGGCGGGGACCGCTATCCCGCCGTGCTGTTCGTGCACGGCCGCCGCGGCCTGGACGACCTGGTGCAGCGGCACGTGCGGCGCCTGGCCGCACGGGGATTCGTGGTGGCGGCCCCGGACGTCTTCTCCGGCCGCTTCATCGAGAAGCTGCCCATCGAGCACGACTACGCCCTGGAAGGGGACGTGGAGGCGGGGCTCGACTTCCTGCTCGCACTGCCCGATGCCGGCACGCGCAAGGCCTGCCTCTACTCCCATACCCGGGGCGGCTACATGAGCCTGAAGGTGGCGGTGAGCCGCGATCGCCAGCACCGCGACGTGGCCTGCTACGTCTCCTACTACCCCCACCTGCAGGATCCCAACGCGCCGGAGCCCATGCAGGTCTACCGTTACGCGCCGGAGGCGGATGCGCTGGAGATCCCGGCGCTCATCTTCATCGGCGAGAACGAGCAGTACCAGCGCCGGCGCAGCATCGAGACGGCGGTCCGCGCACTGC
Protein-coding regions in this window:
- a CDS encoding dienelactone hydrolase family protein yields the protein MTSRWMLLCLLAVSLPAAAQEEFPARFPAEQWWDDGWWETGRLEVPENHAVTTRWSAYASGEVEVPVLIARPEGGDRYPAVLFVHGRRGLDDLVQRHVRRLAARGFVVAAPDVFSGRFIEKLPIEHDYALEGDVEAGLDFLLALPDAGTRKACLYSHTRGGYMSLKVAVSRDRQHRDVACYVSYYPHLQDPNAPEPMQVYRYAPEADALEIPALIFIGENEQYQRRRSIETAVRALQDKGRPVQLFIYPGVGRGFDFRPPAVRTFADDLAAKDAVQRAARFIRLQLRE